One Saccharomycodes ludwigii strain NBRC 1722 chromosome VI, whole genome shotgun sequence DNA segment encodes these proteins:
- the CPR5 gene encoding peptidylprolyl isomerase family protein CPR5 (similar to Saccharomyces cerevisiae YDR304C | CPR5 | Cyclosporin-sensitive Proline Rotamase (paralog of YHR057C | CPR2)) yields the protein MIIPINPIILLLTVALVLFGRFINAAPKLSEDPEITNTVFFDITEGEDKHIGRITIGLFGNTTSKTAENFLQLAISEDPTLGYINSTFHRVIPQFMIQGGDFTHHSGIGGKSIYGPTFADENFIIKHDRPGRLSMANRGRDTNGSQFFLTTVSTPWLNGKHVVFGQVIDGMDVVSYIENVPRDRSDKPKTKIWISKSGELKKETSENKETSENKETSENKETATTAVVQDEL from the coding sequence ATGATTATTCCTATCAACcctattattttgttactaACCGTAGCATTGGTTCTTTTTGGTAGATTTATCAATGCAGCTCCTAAATTATCCGAAGATCCAGAGATTACAAACacagttttttttgacaTCACTGAAGGTGAGGATAAACACATTGGTAGAATAACCATTGGTTTGTTTGGTAATACAACTTCAAAAACAGCTGAGAATTTCCTTCAATTGGCAATTTCAGAAGATCCAACCTTAGGTTACATAAACAGTACCTTCCATAGAGTTATTCCCCAATTCATGATCCAAGGTGGCGATTTCACTCACCATTCTGGTATTGGTGGTAAATCTATTTATGGGCCAACTTTTGCTGATGAgaatttcattattaagCATGATAGACCAGGCAGATTAAGTATGGCTAACAGAGGTAGAGATACCAACGGGTCTCAATTTTTCTTGACTACCGTTAGCACACCATGGTTGAATGGTAAACACGTTGTTTTTGGACAAGTTATTGATGGTATGGATGTTGTTTCTTATATTGAAAATGTTCCAAGAGATAGAAGTGACAAGCCAAAAACAAAGATTTGGATTAGTAAATCTGGCgaattgaaaaaggaaacTAGTGAAAACAAGGAAACCAGTGAAAACAAGGAAACTAGTGAAAACAAGGAAACAGCTACTACTGCTGTTGTTCAAGATGAATTATGA
- the MED6 gene encoding mediator complex subunit MED6 (similar to Saccharomyces cerevisiae YHR058C | MED6 | MEDiator complex) has translation MSTEQQHVCLDELQWKSPEWIQTFGLRTDNVLDYFAESPFFIKTSNNQLIKMQQQFSNANIENNMEISSRNKDGVDALPLEEYPLNRQFILQTYPSHSFIEREFRKLNNGIEYVLWFVREPDFWVIRKQSKEKITNSSSTLRTKTSFEFTVLQDYYIIGANVYMAPQLGKILNSRLLSTNYHLSNALNKLSILRNGFTPAQGFKFIKVQNQLSNNNSSQQLQLRSGINTTSTGSVNSGSISSVAPSTGPNTLLGAPTANSVNNMGNNSVGGSAGGIGTSTKDLLTQEVTDKLLLSSIKSQPVYI, from the coding sequence ATGTCCACAGAACAACAACACGTTTGCTTAGACGAATTACAATGGAAATCACCAGAATGGATCCAAACCTTTGGGTTAAGAACAGATAACGTATTAGATTATTTTGCCGAATCCCCATTTTTTATCAAGACATCTAATAATCAGTTAATCAAAATGCAACAGCAATTTTCAAATGCtaatatagaaaataatatggAAATTTCTAGTAGAAACAAGGATGGTGTAGACGCTTTACCATTAGAAGAATACCCTTTAAACAGACAATTCATTTTACAAACATACCCATCTCACAGTTTTATAGAAAGAGAGtttagaaaattaaataacgGAATTGAATATGTTTTATGGTTTGTTAGAGAGCCTGATTTTTGGGTTATTCGTAAACAatcaaaggaaaaaattaccAATTCATCCTCTACTCTACGCACTAAAACGAGTTTTGAATTCACTGTTTTAcaagattattatattattggtgCAAATGTATACATGGCACCTCAGTTGgggaaaattttaaatagtaGGCTATTAAGTACAAATTATCATTTAAGTAACGCATTGAATAAATTGAGTATCCTAAGAAATGGGTTCACACCAGCACAaggttttaaatttattaaagtaCAAAACCAATTGagtaataacaacagcAGCCAGCAACTACAATTACGTTCTGGTATAAACACTACAAGCACCGGCAGCGTCAACAGCGGCAGCATCTCCAGTGTTGCCCCTAGCACTGGTCCTAATACCTTGCTTGGAGCCCCTACAGCTAATTCCGTTAATAATATGGGTAATAATAGTGTAGGAGGGAGTGCAGGTGGCATTGGAACTAGTACGAAAGACCTATTAACTCAAGAAGTTACAGATAAGTTGCTTCTAAGTAGTATAAAAAGTCAACCTGTGTACATATAA
- the FYV4 gene encoding mitochondrial 37S ribosomal protein mS41 (similar to Saccharomyces cerevisiae YHR059W | FYV4 | Function required for Yeast Viability) has translation MSMFCRRGFHTSPIFNKTFSSVSTKLASYKPIPKPTKEIADIPTFLKKIGRGCQEFEPIYENKWENLFTFNTKVLKEKGVSIQQRKYIASQLERFRKSHTVNEIKLGKKSFFGSERHRAENIAKWRIEQRNKNK, from the coding sequence atgaGTATGTTTTGTAGACGTGGTTTCCATACTTCACCAATAttcaataaaactttttcatcCGTTAGTACTAAACTAGCATCGTACAAACCCATTCCTAAACCAACAAAGGAAATTGCAGATATTCCCacctttttaaaaaaaataggcCGTGGTTGTCAAGAATTTGAACCCatttatgaaaataaatggGAAAACTTATTTACCTTTAATACAAAAGttttgaaagaaaagggTGTTTCTATCCAACAAAGGAAATATATTGCTTCTCAATTGGAAAGATTTAGAAAGTCCCATACCgttaatgaaattaaattgGGTAagaaatctttttttggtaGTGAAAGACATAGAGCCGAAAATATTGCCAAATGGAGAATTGaacaaagaaataaaaataagtga
- the HNT2 gene encoding bis(5'-adenosyl)-triphosphatase (similar to Saccharomyces cerevisiae YDR305C | HNT2 | Histidine triad NucleoTide-binding), with translation MSKSFQLNYCQGNTVTPIPSKQLYLMTLTTPTMNNIYFSKLLVTKQVFYKSKYTYALVNLKPLVPGHVLIVPLNTNILNISDLSPKESTDYFRTLQIIHRFIKWYYKADSLNIAIQDGPEAGQSIPHLHTHIIPRYKLNNIGDKIYDKLDAWNARRECYVNADGRNGRKKHGIVENYDSPRVPRSEEEMYKEALELGNSLESFLEEHPELNDY, from the coding sequence ATGAGTAAAAGTTTTCAATTAAACTATTGTCAAGGTAATACAGTAACACCAATACCTTCAAAACAGCTATATCTAATGACTCTAACCACACCAACTATGAATAACATCTATTTCAGTAAGCTTTTAGTTACCAAACAAGTTTTTTATAAGAGTAAATATACATACGCTTTGGTAAATTTAAAACCTTTAGTTCCTGGCCACGTGTTAATAGTGCCTTTGAATaccaatattttaaatataagcGACTTATCACCCAAAGAATCAACAGATTATTTCAGAACATTACAGATAATTCATAGGTTTATTAAATGGTATTATAAGGCAGATTCTTTAAACATTGCTATACAAGATGGCCCTGAAGCGGGTCAAAGTATACCACATTTACATACACACATTATACCACGTtataaattgaataatattGGAGATAAGATTTACGATAAATTAGATGCATGGAATGCTAGGAGAGAGTGTTATGTAAACGCCGATGGAAGAaatggaagaaaaaaacacgGTATTGTTGAAAATTATGACTCACCAAGAGTACCTCGATCTGAAGAAGAAATGTATAAAGAGGCGTTGGAATTGGGAAATAGTTTGGAATCTTTTTTAGAAGAACACCCAGAATTGAATGATTATTGA
- the PFU1 gene encoding Pfu1p (similar to Saccharomyces cerevisiae YDR306C | F-box protein of unknown function): MANKSRPKKAKAPYRKYVGGIGYVTTAYGKFQTSDDEYEDEGNKYYHSDQEETYIDGTEDRPSSNSSDSEKGLDPKFLYVCKEWYIMYLPILYSSPYLNSKNFNKFMVTMDINKKTPALGDKSIKLNELVLKLDLSTIVQSGRNSFVSKLLRRCNKSLTEFIAPQTSFGYAPLISLKSCHNLQRLDLSLVSETVDLDKLFQAIIGFEHLKELFFPRCSINCDLILLSQNNGNIWPRNVKYLKLSGSVTNDFIMNCDFPRSLQKLELAYCPLLNELSIYKILSQIGDNLETLIFQYPMPSLQANSLDFMFKYTGSRLKTVQIVVDYCSKWLFQDEDTIIPCLETIYLQCSGSLGQAFKIHPDDLTVAIMENRIPCLKNLYVSCKLGWDMNSDDVEDLLNVLEDQGGHMYITY; the protein is encoded by the exons ATGGCTAACAAAAGTAGACCAAAGAAAGCCAAGGCTCCGTATAGAAAGTACGTAGGAGGTATTGGTTATGTTACTACGGCTTATGGAAAATTTCAAACCTCTGATGATGAATATGAAGATGAAGGAAATAAATACTATCACAGTGATCAAGAAGAAACTTATATAGATGGAACAGAAGATAGACCTTCTTCGA ATTCTTCGGATTCTGAAAAAGGGTTAGATCCTAAATTCCTTTATGTCTGTAAAGAGTGGTATATTATGTATTTACCAATTTTGTATAGTTCTCCGTACTTAAATTCgaaaaatttcaataaatttatggTTACCATGGACATTAATAAGAAAACACCTGCATTAGGAGATAAATCCATTAAATTAAACGAGTTGGTTTTGAAATTAGATTTATCCACGATTGTTCAATCTGGCAGAAACTCCTTTGTTTCAAAACTATTAAGACGATgtaataaaagtttaacAGAGTTTATAGCACCACAAACTAGTTTCGGATATGCTCCGTTGATATCTTTAAAGTCGTGTCATAATTTACAAAGGTTAGACCTCAGTTTAGTTTCGGAAACTGTTGATTTAGATAAACTATTTCAAGCAATTATTGGGTTTGaacatttaaaagaattgtTTTTCCCCAGATGTAGTATAAACTgtgatttaattttgttgtcTCAGAACAACGGCAACATATGGCCTAGAAatgtaaaatatttaaaattaagtGGCAGTGTAACCAATGATTTTATAATGAATTGTGATTTCCCGAGAAGTTTACAAAAATTGGAACTAGCTTATTGCCCCTTATTGAATGAActatctatatataaaatattatcgCAAATAGGGGATAATTTGGAAAcgttaatttttcaatatccAATGCCCTCATTACAGGCAAATTCGCTCGACTTTATGTTTAAATACACTGGTTCAAGATTGAAAACAGTACAAATAGTGGTTGATTATTGTTCCAAGTGGCTTTTTCAAGATGAAGATACTATTATTCCATGTTTAGAAACAATCTACTTACAGTGCAGCGGATCGTTGGGACAGGCTTTTAAAATACACCCAGATGATTTAACAGTCGCTATTATGGAGAATAGAATACCttgtttgaaaaatttatatgTATCTTGCAAATTGGGCTGGGACATGAATAGCGATGATGTGGAAGATTTGTTAAATGTTTTAGAGGATCAAGGAGGCCATATGTATATAACATATTAG